A window of the Virgibacillus pantothenticus genome harbors these coding sequences:
- a CDS encoding ATP-binding protein — translation MRYPIKYLENNLVFNHDGECFAYYELLPYNYSFLSPDEKIQVHDHFRQLIAQNQDGKIHALQISTASSIRSVQDRSKELVSGRLQDVAFERIDDQTEALVSMIGEHQVDYRFFIGFKLLLNEEEVSMKSVGKSIKNSLSSFVRDVNHHLMGDFVSMPHEEVRRFSKMESLLQNKIARRFKIRPLNKNDFGYLIEHLHGQSDIAYEEYDYPLSLKKLKKETLVKRYDLIKPTRCLMEENQRYLKIEQEEQTTYVTYFTINSIVGDLEFPSDEIFYYQQQQFDFPIDTSMNVEIVTNKKALSTVRNKKKELKDLDNHAWESDNETGNNVIDALEQVNELEDVLDQTKESMYKLSYVIRVSAPNLDELKQRCNEVKDFYDDLNVKLVRPFGDMIGLHSEFIPSSKRYMNDYIQYVTSDFLAGLGFGATQMLGETEGIYFGYNLDTGRNVYLNPSLASQGIKGSVTNALASAFLGSLGGGKSFSNNLLVYYAVLFGGQALIVDPKAERGNWKETLPEIAHEINIVNLTSDDANKGLLDPFVIMKKKKDSESLAIDILTFLTGISSRDGDKFPVLRRAIRAVGQQEERGLLLVIHELRSDPNPLAGPIADHIESFTDYDFAHLLFSDGTVKNSISLEKQLNIIQVADLVLPDAETTFEEYTTMELLSVAMLIVISTFALDFIHSDRSIFKIVDLDEAWSFLQVAQGKTLSNKLVRAGRAMNAGVYFVTQNAADLTDEKLKNNIGVKFAFRSRDINEIKKTLEFFGVDKEDEANQMRLRELENGQCLMQDLYGRVGIIQVHPVFEDLFHAFDTRPPIREKEAR, via the coding sequence ATGCGTTATCCGATTAAATATCTTGAAAACAATCTTGTTTTTAACCATGACGGCGAATGTTTTGCGTATTATGAGCTATTGCCATATAACTATTCGTTCCTTTCACCAGACGAAAAAATACAGGTACATGACCACTTCCGTCAATTAATTGCCCAAAACCAAGATGGAAAAATTCATGCCCTGCAGATTAGTACCGCAAGTAGTATTCGGTCTGTCCAGGATCGAAGTAAAGAATTAGTATCGGGAAGGCTACAAGACGTTGCTTTTGAACGGATTGACGACCAAACAGAAGCGCTTGTTTCAATGATTGGTGAACATCAAGTAGACTATCGTTTCTTTATCGGTTTTAAACTGTTACTCAATGAAGAAGAAGTCAGTATGAAATCGGTTGGGAAATCAATAAAAAATTCACTTTCTTCATTTGTCCGTGATGTAAACCATCACCTGATGGGAGATTTTGTTTCCATGCCGCATGAAGAAGTGAGACGTTTCTCTAAAATGGAATCTTTATTACAAAACAAAATAGCTAGACGTTTTAAGATCCGCCCTTTAAATAAAAATGATTTTGGATACCTAATTGAACATCTTCATGGGCAATCAGACATTGCTTATGAGGAATATGATTATCCTCTCTCTCTAAAGAAGTTAAAAAAAGAAACGTTAGTGAAGCGGTATGACCTAATTAAACCGACTCGCTGTTTAATGGAAGAAAACCAACGTTATTTAAAAATCGAACAGGAAGAACAAACAACGTATGTGACCTACTTTACGATTAATTCGATTGTTGGTGATTTGGAATTTCCATCGGATGAAATCTTTTATTACCAGCAACAACAATTCGATTTTCCAATCGATACGTCCATGAATGTCGAAATTGTCACGAACAAAAAAGCATTATCTACCGTACGAAATAAGAAAAAGGAATTAAAAGACTTGGATAATCATGCTTGGGAATCTGATAACGAAACAGGAAACAATGTCATCGATGCTTTGGAACAGGTGAATGAATTAGAGGATGTGCTCGACCAAACGAAAGAATCGATGTATAAGTTAAGCTATGTCATTCGAGTATCTGCCCCCAATTTAGACGAACTCAAACAACGTTGTAATGAGGTGAAAGATTTTTACGACGATTTGAATGTAAAACTTGTTCGCCCATTTGGAGATATGATCGGTTTACACAGTGAATTTATTCCTTCAAGTAAGCGTTATATGAATGACTATATTCAATATGTGACGTCTGATTTTCTTGCAGGGCTTGGATTTGGAGCAACACAAATGTTAGGAGAAACGGAAGGGATTTATTTTGGCTATAACCTAGATACAGGAAGAAATGTATACCTTAATCCAAGCCTAGCCAGTCAAGGTATAAAAGGTTCGGTCACCAATGCGTTAGCTTCTGCCTTCTTAGGTTCACTGGGTGGCGGGAAATCGTTTAGTAATAACCTACTTGTCTATTATGCCGTTCTCTTTGGAGGACAAGCCCTGATTGTTGATCCAAAGGCAGAACGAGGAAATTGGAAAGAAACATTGCCTGAAATTGCACATGAAATAAATATTGTTAATTTAACTAGTGATGATGCCAACAAAGGACTACTTGACCCTTTTGTCATTATGAAAAAGAAAAAGGATTCGGAAAGTCTTGCGATTGATATTCTTACCTTCCTTACAGGCATATCCAGTCGGGATGGAGATAAATTCCCTGTATTACGACGAGCGATTCGGGCAGTCGGTCAACAAGAAGAACGCGGCTTGCTTCTTGTGATTCATGAATTAAGAAGTGATCCTAATCCATTAGCTGGTCCTATCGCTGACCATATCGAAAGTTTTACCGATTATGACTTTGCCCACCTCCTCTTTTCCGATGGAACGGTGAAAAACTCGATTAGTTTAGAAAAACAATTAAATATCATTCAAGTAGCGGATTTAGTGTTACCAGACGCAGAAACAACTTTTGAAGAATATACAACAATGGAACTGCTTAGTGTCGCTATGCTGATTGTCATTTCTACCTTTGCATTAGACTTTATCCATTCGGATCGCAGTATTTTTAAAATCGTCGATTTGGATGAAGCCTGGTCCTTCCTGCAAGTTGCACAAGGAAAGACTTTATCTAACAAACTAGTACGTGCAGGGCGTGCCATGAATGCCGGTGTCTACTTTGTTACCCAGAATGCTGCGGATTTAACGGATGAAAAATTAAAAAATAATATCGGTGTGAAGTTTGCTTTTCGTTCCAGAGATATCAATGAAATTAAAAAGACACTTGAATTCTTTGGAGTAGATAAAGAAGATGAAGCGAATCAAATGCGACTACGGGAACTCGAAAATGGACAATGTTTGATGCAAGACTTATATGGACGTGTAGGTATTATTCAAGTCCACCCTGTCTTTGAAGATTTATTCCATGCTTTTGATACGCGACCACCTATTAGAGAAAAGGAAGCGAGGTGA
- a CDS encoding conjugal transfer protein — protein MKRFFKKKEKQTLETKSKKLKVRTVGTRKKSVIMLWILLISSLAFGIYKNFTAIDQHTVHEKEIIETKMVDTSAIESFTKNFVKDYYTWQNKKESIEQRTEKINDYLTENLQALNTDTVRDDIPTSSSVGDINIWSISQENEDTYTVVYSVEQKITEDKNSEWVRSTYRILVYQDKLGSLVITQNPTLWSIPTKSDYEPKQPESNGTIDSDTVQEVTEFLETFFAFYPTATDKELAYYVKNNTLPPIGKDYLFSELVHPIFQTVNHQIKVWVTVKYIDEATKATHFSQYILTLEKDTNWMIVECK, from the coding sequence ATGAAAAGATTCTTTAAGAAAAAAGAAAAACAAACACTAGAAACAAAATCTAAAAAACTGAAAGTACGGACTGTTGGAACACGAAAAAAATCAGTGATTATGTTATGGATACTATTGATTAGCAGCCTTGCCTTTGGAATATACAAAAACTTTACAGCGATTGACCAGCATACGGTTCATGAAAAAGAAATCATTGAAACCAAGATGGTGGATACAAGTGCAATAGAGAGCTTTACGAAAAACTTTGTGAAAGATTACTACACGTGGCAAAATAAAAAAGAATCCATTGAGCAGCGTACAGAAAAGATCAATGATTATTTGACAGAGAATTTACAAGCTTTAAATACTGATACTGTAAGAGATGATATTCCTACCAGTTCCAGTGTAGGTGATATAAATATTTGGTCGATATCGCAAGAAAATGAGGATACCTATACGGTTGTTTATTCGGTAGAACAAAAAATCACAGAAGATAAAAATAGTGAGTGGGTTCGCTCCACCTATCGTATTCTAGTTTATCAAGATAAATTGGGAAGCCTAGTTATTACACAAAATCCTACCTTGTGGAGCATACCGACAAAATCTGATTATGAACCCAAACAGCCTGAAAGCAATGGCACGATTGATTCTGATACTGTACAGGAAGTAACAGAGTTTTTGGAAACGTTTTTTGCGTTTTATCCTACTGCGACGGATAAAGAACTTGCTTATTATGTGAAAAACAATACCTTACCACCGATTGGTAAGGATTATTTATTTTCAGAGTTAGTCCATCCAATATTTCAGACAGTAAATCATCAAATAAAAGTTTGGGTTACTGTTAAATATATTGATGAAGCAACGAAAGCCACACATTTTTCGCAATATATACTCACATTAGAAAAAGATACAAATTGGATGATTGTAGAATGTAAATAA
- a CDS encoding CD3337/EF1877 family mobilome membrane protein has product MLLIRDHLLEKRKRGDNMNKQKIKKIILTVVLIGAAVFLLLLFLGTFAQAAGLVDDTVSEDNLYSKYALDHYQLDFYVDTGWDWLPWNWNDGIGKQVMYGLYTITNFIWIISLYLSNATGYLIQQAYSLDFISQTADAIGKNMQTLAGITASGFSSSGFYVGFLLLFILVIGIYVAYTGLMKRETTKAIRAILNFLVVFILSASFIAYAPTYISKINDFSADISQASLDLGTKILMPSSTSQGKDSVDMIRNNLFSIQIEQPWMLLQFDESDKETIGEDRVDTLVSISPDANNGKDREDAVKTEIEDHDNKNLTITKTTTRLGMVFFLFLFNIGISIFVFLLSGIMIFSQILFIIYAMFLPISFLLSMIPTFENMGKQAIMKLFNVIMLRAGITLIITVAFSISSMLYSLTTSYPFFLIAFLQIVTFAGIYMKLGDIMSMFKLQSSDSQQVGRQVMRRPYRMFNRGSRRLQRTIGRTLAGATAGATVGAMVGKSKQTKGSFSPIRPLQRLTSTTKNNKERSNANTKPISLSQRVGQVTGKVLGAKKQLRANIKYRKDQLHDLPTTTQYAVMQGKEQLTKPARDFKEGMKQAKEKRQQVNKVREAKHRQTIADRRQALDKKHTPSRKTTSHERPVMQNVNESVHQDRLKKPAVQQKEKTWPVTKSEHRKQFKLQRQLSSPDRKGHYTNHPKQPVKKESRFPNEERSRPKNSRTIIKRPSKPLKNTNQKQIMKRPIHATRRER; this is encoded by the coding sequence ATGCTTTTGATACGCGACCACCTATTAGAGAAAAGGAAGCGAGGTGACAATATGAACAAACAAAAAATAAAGAAGATTATTCTAACGGTGGTACTCATTGGTGCTGCCGTTTTTTTATTGCTTCTTTTTCTTGGAACATTCGCACAAGCTGCTGGTTTAGTGGATGATACCGTATCGGAAGACAATTTGTATTCCAAATATGCTCTTGACCATTACCAGCTTGATTTTTACGTTGACACAGGTTGGGATTGGCTGCCATGGAATTGGAATGATGGCATTGGAAAACAGGTCATGTATGGCTTATATACAATCACCAACTTTATTTGGATTATTAGCCTGTATTTATCAAATGCGACAGGTTATTTAATTCAACAAGCCTATTCACTGGATTTCATTTCACAAACGGCAGATGCCATCGGGAAGAATATGCAAACATTGGCTGGGATTACGGCAAGCGGTTTTAGCAGTTCGGGATTTTATGTAGGCTTCTTGCTTCTTTTCATTTTGGTGATTGGCATTTACGTGGCTTATACAGGATTAATGAAACGAGAAACCACAAAAGCCATTCGGGCGATCCTAAATTTTTTAGTCGTGTTTATTTTGTCTGCTTCTTTTATCGCCTACGCTCCAACATATATCAGTAAAATCAATGATTTTTCTGCTGATATAAGTCAAGCAAGTTTAGATTTAGGAACCAAAATCTTAATGCCTAGCTCTACTAGCCAGGGAAAAGATAGTGTGGATATGATACGGAATAACCTCTTTTCTATTCAAATAGAGCAACCATGGATGCTCTTGCAGTTTGATGAATCGGATAAAGAAACGATTGGTGAAGATCGCGTTGATACGTTAGTTTCCATTAGTCCAGACGCCAATAACGGAAAAGACCGGGAAGATGCTGTCAAAACAGAGATTGAAGATCATGACAATAAAAATTTAACGATTACAAAGACCACGACACGTTTAGGAATGGTCTTCTTTTTATTTCTATTCAACATTGGAATTTCGATTTTTGTGTTTCTTCTATCGGGCATTATGATTTTCTCACAAATTCTGTTTATTATTTATGCGATGTTTTTACCTATTAGTTTTTTACTGTCCATGATACCTACCTTTGAAAACATGGGAAAACAGGCGATTATGAAATTGTTTAATGTGATTATGCTTCGTGCTGGGATTACATTAATCATTACCGTTGCTTTTAGTATTTCTTCCATGCTTTACAGTTTAACAACGAGTTATCCATTTTTCTTGATTGCCTTCTTACAGATTGTGACGTTTGCGGGCATTTACATGAAACTTGGTGACATTATGAGCATGTTTAAACTACAAAGTAGTGACTCACAACAAGTCGGCCGTCAAGTCATGCGTCGTCCTTATCGCATGTTTAATCGGGGTAGTCGGCGATTACAAAGAACAATCGGACGCACCCTTGCAGGCGCAACAGCTGGAGCAACGGTCGGGGCAATGGTCGGGAAATCAAAGCAAACAAAAGGTTCCTTCTCCCCTATTCGACCATTACAACGGCTAACATCAACTACAAAAAATAACAAAGAACGTTCAAATGCCAATACAAAACCAATCTCTTTGAGCCAAAGAGTAGGTCAAGTCACAGGAAAAGTGCTTGGTGCGAAAAAGCAGTTGCGTGCAAATATCAAGTATCGTAAAGATCAGCTACATGATTTACCTACTACTACTCAATATGCGGTTATGCAGGGAAAAGAACAACTTACAAAACCTGCCCGCGATTTTAAAGAAGGGATGAAACAAGCAAAAGAAAAAAGACAGCAAGTAAATAAAGTACGTGAAGCAAAACATCGTCAAACCATTGCAGATAGGCGGCAAGCACTGGACAAAAAGCATACTCCTTCTCGAAAGACTACCAGTCATGAACGGCCAGTTATGCAAAATGTCAATGAATCTGTACATCAAGATCGATTAAAGAAACCAGCTGTTCAACAAAAAGAAAAAACATGGCCTGTCACAAAAAGCGAGCATAGGAAGCAATTCAAATTACAACGACAATTATCGAGTCCAGATAGAAAAGGACATTATACTAATCATCCCAAACAACCTGTTAAAAAAGAAAGCCGATTTCCCAATGAAGAACGTTCTCGACCAAAAAATAGTCGGACAATCATCAAGCGTCCTTCTAAACCGTTGAAAAATACAAACCAGAAACAAATTATGAAGCGTCCAATCCATGCAACTAGGAGGGAACGCTAA
- a CDS encoding lysozyme family protein produces MRLKVMFIALGLVFLAFLGLLAFVAIFISNEEHSSDSDDFIDKIGGISVSPDVLKHQAMVEKYATEYGILEYVSTLLAIIEVESGGKLKDVMQSSESLGLPPNTLDTEASIQQGTKYFSDLLRSAKASGVDENAVIQAYNYGAAFIDYVAKRGSSYSFELAESFARERSGGSKTTYSNPIAVKKNGGWRYLYGNMFYVDLVSQYFISPQFDDEMVQMVMNEALKYEGFPYVFGGANPNTSFDCSGLTQWSYRKAGINLPRTAQQQYDVTEHIPLSQAKPGDLVFFHSTYNAGTYVTHVGIYIGNNQMYNAGDPIGYADLTSSYWQKHLIGAGRIKH; encoded by the coding sequence ATGAGATTAAAGGTTATGTTCATTGCTTTGGGATTAGTCTTTCTTGCCTTTTTAGGATTATTGGCCTTTGTAGCGATTTTTATATCGAATGAAGAACACTCATCAGATAGTGATGATTTCATTGATAAGATAGGCGGTATATCGGTTTCTCCGGATGTGTTAAAACATCAAGCAATGGTAGAAAAATATGCGACAGAATATGGCATTCTTGAGTATGTTTCGACACTACTTGCCATTATTGAAGTGGAAAGCGGTGGCAAGTTAAAAGATGTGATGCAGAGTAGTGAATCGTTGGGATTACCACCAAACACATTGGATACCGAAGCATCGATTCAACAAGGAACAAAATACTTTTCAGATTTATTACGTTCCGCAAAAGCAAGTGGTGTCGATGAGAATGCAGTCATTCAGGCTTACAATTATGGTGCTGCTTTTATCGATTATGTCGCAAAACGAGGGAGCTCTTACTCTTTTGAATTAGCTGAAAGCTTTGCGAGGGAACGTTCGGGCGGCAGCAAAACTACTTACTCCAATCCAATAGCCGTAAAGAAAAATGGGGGCTGGCGTTATCTTTACGGCAACATGTTTTATGTTGATTTAGTGAGTCAGTATTTCATTTCACCTCAATTTGATGATGAAATGGTTCAGATGGTCATGAATGAAGCCTTAAAGTATGAAGGTTTCCCCTACGTTTTTGGTGGTGCGAATCCGAACACTTCTTTTGATTGTAGCGGACTAACACAATGGAGTTATCGGAAAGCTGGGATTAACTTACCACGTACAGCACAGCAACAATATGACGTGACCGAACATATTCCTCTATCTCAAGCAAAACCGGGTGATTTAGTATTTTTTCATTCCACGTATAACGCGGGTACGTATGTTACTCATGTTGGGATATATATTGGAAATAATCAGATGTATAATGCAGGCGATCCGATTGGTTATGCGGATTTGACGTCTTCTTACTGGCAAAAGCACTTAATTGGAGCTGGACGGATTAAACATTAG